GTGCACGACGTGAAGCAGCTGATCGCGAACGTCCGCACCTTCCTCAAGAACAGAAAGCGCCAGCCCGACTTGGTCCGGCGCTACTTCCTGGAATCCCACGTCGCTTACGCCGCTGCAAACTAATTAGCGGGCGGAGTAATATGTGCGGGTTCCGTGCATCAGGCTGGTCGCAGGTTCGTGGTTCATGATCTCCATCCCCCGCCGTATCCCCATCCGCCGGAAAGGAAAAACCGATGAGCACGCACGATGATCGTGGCCACGCCGGGCGCGGCATGGCCGGGATGAACGTCATCCTCTTCGTGACCGACCAGGACCGCGCGATCCAGCACTTCCCTCCCGGCTGGGCGGAAAAGAATCTCCCCGGCCTCACGCGGCTGCGGAAGAACGGCGTCACCTTCAACAACGCATTCACCAACTCGTGCATGTGCTCGCCAGCGCGGGCCACGATGATGACCGGCTTCTTTCCCGCGCAGCACGGGGTGAAGTACACGCTCGAGGAGGACATGCCCGCCCCGCAGTATCCGCAGGTGGAGATGCCGCTCGACTACGCCAACGTGGCCACGGTGATGCAGGCGGCCGGCTACAACGTGGTCTACAAGGGGAAGTGGCACCTGAGCAAGATGACGGAGAGCACGTGGGTGCCGAACGACGTGGGGCAGTACGGCTTCACGCGCTGGAACCCGGCCGACGCGGGCGCCAACCAGGACATCCCCGAGGCCGGCGGCGGCTATCCCGACAACGACCAGCGCTTCATGAAGGCCGACGGCGACTGGGAAGCGGGCGACGAGGGCGCGCTGGCCTATCTCCGCTCGGTGGCGGCGCAGCAGCAGCCGTTCTTCATGGTCATCTCGCTGGTCAACCCGCACGACGTGCTCTTCTATCCCAAGACCTTCAAGCAGGCGGGCTACACCGACACCTGGCTGCGCGGCGACATCGACCTTCCCGCCACGGTACACGAGGACCTGTCGACCAAGCCGACTGTGCAGAAGCTCTTCCGCGACCTGTTCGCCGCCACCGGGGTGCTGGACACCGACGAGAAGAAGCGGAACTACCTGAACTTCTACGGCAACCTGATGCGCGTGTCCGACGACTACCTGCTGCAGGTGCTCGACCTGCTGGACCAGGTAGGACTGACGGACGACACCGTGGTCATCCGCACCGCCGACCACGGCGAGATGGGGCTGGCGCACGGCGGGCTGCGGCAGAAGAACTTCAACTTCTACGAGGAGTCGCTGCGCGTCCCGCTGGTCTTCTCCAATCCCAGGCTCTACCGCGGCGAGCACTCATCCGACGCGCTGGTGTCGCACGTCGACTTCCTGCCCACGCTGGCCTCGCTCTTCGGCGCGCCGGACGGCGCCAGGCAGCCGTGGCAGGGCGTCGACTACGCCGACCTCGTCCTCCGACCGCACGAGAAGTGCGCACCACAGGACTACGTGGTGTTCACCTGGGACGACTGGCAGGCGGGGCAGGCCAATCCCCCCTACCTGCCGCCGCCCAACCACATCGTCAGCATCCGCGAGGAGCGCTGGAAGCTGGCCGAGTACTACGACGCCGACGGCAAGGTCCCCAGCCAGTGGGAGATGTACGACCTGCTGCACGACCCGCTGGAGCGCGTGAACCTCTGCTGGCCCGGCCACACGCGCACCCCCGAGCAGGAGCGCGAGTACCTCCGCCTCCGCGCCAAGCTCGACGAGGTGCAGAAGACCCGGCTCGCGCCGCTCGCGTCGTCGTGACGCCGCGCGGCGAAACGAAGCGTGCCCGCGCCGGAGATCTCCGGCGCGGGCACGCGCGCTTGGCCGCCGCCGGTGCTTACGTAATACACTCGTTCGGGTTGACGCACGACCATTGGTAGCAGGTCGTGTTGCACGAGTCTCCGCAGGTTCCCTCGCACGAGTTGCACGTCGGCTTCCAGGTGGCCGGGCAGCAGAAGGTGGGCCCGATGCAGGTGCCGACCGTGTACGCGCCGCCGCCCCCGCCGCCGCAGTAGTCCAGGCTGCCGTCGTCCTGGTCGAACGGCCCACTGCGTGCGGCCACCGTGCCCACGCTTACCGCGCTGGGCGCCACGGCGAACGATTCGACCCGCAGCACGGCTACGTCCAACCTCAGCTTTTTCATACCGGCCTCCAACGCTGAAGGGATGAGGAGGTCACAGCGGTGGGGCTGCGCGCGAACCGGCGCACCGCGAATCGGCCGTGCGCCGGCGGATCTACTACAACGTCCCAGCGGGACGCGGCCACACCACTTCACCGTTTGTCCCGCCTTGACCCGCGGCCTCGTTCCGGGCATCGTCCCCGCGCCGGCAGCGACGCCGGTGCAGGCGCTTCCCGTTCTTCGGAAGATGATCACGCCTTCGCGACGACCGCGGCATCATGGCACGACCCCGCGGCCGCAGTCCCGCAGGGACTTTGTGCCCTTGTTGCCGCGAATTCATTCGCCCGGCGAGCCCCGGCGGTCGCGACGGCCGCCATACCCGCTCCCCGGACGCAGCCGATGACCGTCGCCGCGCCCGCCGACGATCGCGAGCCCGGCCGCATCCGCGCGCTGGCGGCGGACCTGCGCGCGCTGCCGCGCGAGGCGTGGGTGGTGTTCGCGGGAACGTTCATCAACCGCTTCGGCTCGTTCGTCCTCACCTTCATCGTGGTGATCCTGGTGGGGCGGGGGCTGACGCCGGCGCAGGCGGGGCTGGCCGCGTCGATGTACGGCGTGGGCGGGATCGGCGCGGCGGCGGCGGGCGGGCACCTGGCCGACCGCATCGGGCGGCGGCGGACGATCGCGCTGTCGATGTTCTCGTCCGCGGCGGCGATGGTGGCGCTGTCGCAGGCGCGCGCGCTGGCGGCGATGGTGGCCCTCACCGCGGTGGCCGGCTTCTGCGCGGAGATGTACCGCCCCGCCGCCGCCGCGCTCCTGGCCGACGTCACGCCGCAGGGCCGGCGCGTGGGCACCTTCGCGCTCTACCGCCTGTTCATCAACCTCGGCTTCGCGCTCGGTCCCGCGACCATCGGCATCTTCGCGCAGCGCTCGCCGACCATCGTGTTCGTGGGAGATGCGATCAC
The sequence above is a segment of the Longimicrobium sp. genome. Coding sequences within it:
- a CDS encoding sulfatase-like hydrolase/transferase, with protein sequence MSTHDDRGHAGRGMAGMNVILFVTDQDRAIQHFPPGWAEKNLPGLTRLRKNGVTFNNAFTNSCMCSPARATMMTGFFPAQHGVKYTLEEDMPAPQYPQVEMPLDYANVATVMQAAGYNVVYKGKWHLSKMTESTWVPNDVGQYGFTRWNPADAGANQDIPEAGGGYPDNDQRFMKADGDWEAGDEGALAYLRSVAAQQQPFFMVISLVNPHDVLFYPKTFKQAGYTDTWLRGDIDLPATVHEDLSTKPTVQKLFRDLFAATGVLDTDEKKRNYLNFYGNLMRVSDDYLLQVLDLLDQVGLTDDTVVIRTADHGEMGLAHGGLRQKNFNFYEESLRVPLVFSNPRLYRGEHSSDALVSHVDFLPTLASLFGAPDGARQPWQGVDYADLVLRPHEKCAPQDYVVFTWDDWQAGQANPPYLPPPNHIVSIREERWKLAEYYDADGKVPSQWEMYDLLHDPLERVNLCWPGHTRTPEQEREYLRLRAKLDEVQKTRLAPLASS